A single window of Pseudobdellovibrionaceae bacterium DNA harbors:
- the gyrA gene encoding DNA gyrase subunit A encodes MEENQSPRGVTVVDINKEMRDAYLQYSMSVIVGRALPDVRDGLKPVHRRILFAQYEMGNSHDKPYKKSARVVGEVMGKYHPHGDMAIYDSMVRMAQDFSLRYPLEDGQGNFGSIDGDAPAASRYTEVRVTKLAEELLEDIDKETVKFGPNYDDSLEVPMVLPAKFPNLLVNGSAGIAVGMATNIPPHNLGEVIDGCIHLIDNPDCSIDDLMQKIPGPDFPSYGVVSGTQGIHQAYKKGKGIITLKAVADIEARKDGREEIIVTEIPYQVNKAKLIESIADMVREKTIEGISDLRDESSREGMRIVISIKRGENASVILNRLYKFTQLQVSFGIIMLALDAKNQPVTFDLKMMLQAFIEHRRDVVTRRCLFDLKKAQEKAHILEGLKKALDNIDAVIATIKASGDSSVATTNLMDKFAFSERQAKAILEMRLQRLTGLERDKILAELAELMKTIDWLKMVLADVKEIYKIIVGELTEIRKRHADPRRTQIANDGGDIEDEDLIAEEPMVVTITNTGYIKRISPDEYRVQRRGGKGLKGMETRDEDYVTDIFSASTKTNLLIFTDKGKVYWTKVHRLPQGNRTSKGKAIANVVQLQNTEKVMAVLPVENFDENRFVVMLTQKGIIKKTSLDAFANPRTAGIIALTTDLDDQVIDAKISDGESDIFIATREGMSIRFNESDVRAMGRSARGVKGITLAKTDVVQTMEILGKGSKDTLLVVTEGGYGKRSEQEEYRIQGRGGVGIITQKTTDKVGNVVGAKRVANNQEVILTTDKGQVIRMKVTDISLLGRNTQGVRLINLADKDELVTGFAVVDDEEQLETTPPAGTQTH; translated from the coding sequence ATGGAAGAAAATCAGAGCCCTCGGGGCGTGACCGTCGTCGACATCAACAAAGAGATGCGCGACGCCTATCTGCAATATTCGATGTCTGTCATCGTGGGTCGTGCTTTGCCCGACGTGCGTGATGGACTGAAACCCGTTCACCGCCGGATCTTGTTCGCGCAATACGAGATGGGGAACAGCCACGACAAACCCTACAAAAAATCAGCCCGGGTTGTTGGTGAAGTGATGGGTAAATATCACCCTCACGGTGATATGGCGATCTACGACTCGATGGTGCGGATGGCGCAGGATTTCTCGCTGCGCTACCCGCTTGAAGACGGTCAGGGAAACTTCGGTTCCATCGATGGTGATGCTCCCGCAGCCAGCCGTTACACCGAAGTCCGCGTCACCAAACTGGCCGAAGAGCTTCTTGAAGACATCGACAAAGAGACCGTCAAGTTCGGTCCGAACTACGACGATTCGCTTGAAGTGCCGATGGTTCTTCCGGCGAAGTTCCCGAACTTGCTGGTGAACGGTTCGGCGGGGATCGCCGTCGGTATGGCGACGAACATTCCGCCCCATAACCTGGGTGAAGTGATCGACGGTTGTATCCACCTGATCGATAATCCTGACTGCTCGATCGACGATCTGATGCAGAAAATTCCTGGCCCCGACTTCCCTTCGTACGGCGTCGTCTCGGGCACGCAAGGCATTCATCAAGCCTACAAAAAGGGAAAAGGGATCATCACGCTGAAAGCCGTTGCGGATATCGAAGCCCGCAAAGACGGTCGTGAAGAGATCATCGTGACCGAAATCCCGTACCAGGTGAACAAGGCGAAGCTGATCGAAAGCATCGCCGACATGGTTCGTGAAAAAACGATCGAAGGCATTTCCGATCTGCGTGACGAGTCGTCGCGCGAGGGAATGCGCATCGTGATTTCGATCAAACGCGGTGAAAACGCGTCGGTGATCCTGAATCGCCTGTACAAGTTCACGCAGCTGCAAGTCAGCTTCGGTATCATCATGCTGGCGCTCGACGCGAAGAACCAGCCCGTCACCTTCGATCTGAAGATGATGCTTCAGGCGTTCATCGAGCACCGCCGTGACGTCGTCACTCGTCGTTGCTTGTTCGATCTGAAGAAGGCGCAGGAAAAAGCGCATATCTTGGAAGGTCTGAAGAAGGCCCTCGACAACATCGATGCGGTCATCGCGACGATCAAAGCCTCGGGGGATTCGTCGGTTGCGACCACGAACCTGATGGATAAGTTCGCGTTCTCGGAACGCCAAGCGAAGGCGATCTTGGAAATGCGTTTGCAACGTCTGACCGGCTTGGAGCGCGACAAGATCTTGGCGGAACTCGCCGAGCTCATGAAAACCATCGACTGGTTGAAAATGGTTCTGGCGGACGTCAAAGAAATCTACAAAATCATCGTCGGTGAATTGACCGAGATCCGTAAACGTCACGCCGATCCCCGTCGCACGCAAATCGCGAACGACGGTGGCGACATCGAAGACGAAGATCTGATCGCGGAAGAACCGATGGTCGTCACCATCACGAACACGGGTTACATCAAGCGCATTTCGCCGGATGAATACCGTGTGCAACGTCGTGGCGGCAAAGGCCTGAAAGGCATGGAAACGCGGGACGAGGACTACGTCACCGACATCTTCAGTGCCAGCACCAAGACGAACCTTTTGATCTTTACCGACAAAGGGAAGGTCTATTGGACGAAAGTTCACCGTCTGCCCCAGGGCAATCGGACCAGCAAAGGGAAAGCGATCGCGAACGTCGTTCAACTGCAGAACACCGAAAAAGTGATGGCGGTTCTGCCGGTCGAGAACTTCGACGAAAATCGCTTCGTCGTGATGCTCACTCAAAAAGGGATCATCAAGAAGACTTCGCTCGACGCGTTCGCGAATCCGCGGACCGCGGGAATCATCGCGCTGACGACCGATCTGGATGACCAGGTCATCGACGCGAAGATTTCGGACGGCGAAAGCGATATCTTCATCGCGACCCGCGAGGGGATGTCGATTCGTTTCAACGAAAGCGACGTTCGTGCCATGGGCCGTTCCGCACGTGGCGTGAAAGGGATCACCCTGGCGAAGACCGACGTGGTGCAGACCATGGAAATCCTCGGTAAGGGTTCGAAAGACACCCTGCTGGTGGTCACAGAAGGCGGCTACGGTAAGCGCTCGGAACAAGAGGAATACCGTATCCAAGGTCGTGGCGGCGTCGGCATCATCACCCAGAAGACGACCGACAAAGTCGGGAACGTCGTGGGTGCAAAACGTGTCGCGAACAACCAAGAAGTCATCCTGACCACCGATAAGGGGCAGGTCATCCGCATGAAGGTCACGGACATTTCGCTGTTGGGTCGTAACACCCAGGGCGTACGTTTGATCAACCTTGCGGACAAAGATGAATTGGTGACCGGATTTGCGGTCGTTGACGATGAAGAGC